The Halobacillus amylolyticus nucleotide sequence GCTTGATATTGAATTTGATTTTTGGCAAGTTGATTCATTTCCTTATCGATATCAACGTTGTTTCCGTTGTGATTATATGTAGTGCCTTGTTTGGTAATTGTTTTAAATGGCATCGTTGTATTGTCTGAAAATGGGATATGACGGGGGTTTGTTCTCTTTGTCTCAAATCCGCTCAACTCCCCGTTTAATACATCTTTAAAGACGACATCCTTTGCTTTATAACCAGGGGTATCGACATTAGCAATATTATTAGATATGGCTCTATTTTTAGCAGTTGCATAGTTTAAAGAGTTTTCAAGGGTGGTAAACGTCTCACTGAATAATTTCAAATCCTGTAACCTCCATTCGACACAATGTAACACAGTTATTTTAACTATTGTAGGACGAATTGTCCAGATTGGATAAACTTTCTTTACATAAACTTAACTTTTAGTACGTTTCGCTTAGGATAATTGAATGAGTTTAGTGGCAATCCTCACCACTTGTCGAAAAAACTACTATAATGAACATTATTACACATTTATGTCATAAAAAAAATAACTATTATACCTCCTTAAAAAAAGCGTACTAAAGAAGGATAATCTAATACTTTTATGTATACATTTTGTTATATTTTACAAATAGTATAGTTCTGTTAACCTAAAACACCCCCACTACCTTATATAAGTAGTGGAGGGTGTTTTATTTTCCTTTTAATTTGAACGAAGTTTTTGAAGTTCTACTAAGAAGTTATTATTAAGAACCTTAATGTACGTACCTTTCATACCTAAAGAACGGGATTCAATAACTCCTGCACTCTCTAATTTGCGTAAAGCATTTACAATAACAGAACGGGTAATACCAACACGGTCGGCAATTTTACTTGCTACAAGCAATCCTTCATTTCCTTCTAATTCTTCAAAGATATGCTCAATCGCTTCTAACTCACTATAAGATAAGGAACTGATCGCCATCTGGACAACAGCCTTGCTGCGCGCTTCCTGTTCAATCTCCTCCGTTTTCTCATGAAGAATTTCCATTCCAACCACTGTTGCCCCATATTCAGCTAATAGCAGGTCATCCTCCTTAAAGCTTCCATTAAGGCGGCTTAGAATAAGTGTACCTAATCGCTGTCCGCCTCCAATAATAGGAACGATCGTTGTTAATCCTTCTTCAAACAGTTCTCT carries:
- the flgB gene encoding flagellar basal body rod protein FlgB, translating into MKLFSETFTTLENSLNYATAKNRAISNNIANVDTPGYKAKDVVFKDVLNGELSGFETKRTNPRHIPFSDNTTMPFKTITKQGTTYNHNGNNVDIDKEMNQLAKNQIQYQALVDRIGGKFRSLESVIKGGR
- the codY gene encoding GTP-sensing pleiotropic transcriptional regulator CodY gives rise to the protein MELLNRARRINAMLQKTTGKSVDFNDMSATLRDVIGANTFVLSRRGKLLGFAIKQEIENERMQAMLSERQFPQEYTQNLFNIQETTADLDINSEYTAFPVENRELFEEGLTTIVPIIGGGQRLGTLILSRLNGSFKEDDLLLAEYGATVVGMEILHEKTEEIEQEARSKAVVQMAISSLSYSELEAIEHIFEELEGNEGLLVASKIADRVGITRSVIVNALRKLESAGVIESRSLGMKGTYIKVLNNNFLVELQKLRSN